The region AGTACTTTTTCTGCCATCTTTCTTCTCCACCTGCATGATGCAGTTTAAAGTAATTAAAACTTAAAATTTAATATGTTTACCTGCGGGTCTACGGCAACTTCAGCACCCGCTTTATCAGCAATTGATTCCAGTTCGGCCAATGCGTCTTCAGGCAAAGGAGCATTCAAGCCTGAAACATTCATCATGCATCCGCCATCAGCGGAAGCTACATCAATGCCGAGTTCACCATCTTTCCCGGCACTGTCCATGGCATACTCAAGTCCTTTGGCGATGAGCATCTGGGTGGTAAAGGGGTCACCCTTGCCCTTGGCCTGTTCGCCGTCCTTGAGGCTGACCGTCACGCATTTGCGTGAAGCCATGCGGGTCAGCAATGAAATAACCAGCGCGCAAAGTTCGCGGTAATCAACTTCACACACCGGCAGGTCCACACTGTGGGCGAACCGATTCATGTTCTTGATGATTCCGTCCCCCCGCTTGACCTGCCCCTGAATCTTCTCAGCCAGCTTGACCAGCCGTGCCGGATCCAGTTCCATGCCCTGCGCAGCCATTAATGAAAAATCCTGCAATAAGCCGGCATCTTCATTGATGATTGCCAGAACATTTTTGAGATCATGGGAAATAGCCGCGCTTATCTGCCCGAAAAATTCGAGTCCGTCACGGTCTTTTGGTATAGTTGATCCCATGCGCTTCTCCTTATGGATGTTATTTACAAGCCCAGAGCCAGATTAATTTTTTCCACCAGCTCTTCAATCTTCACAGGTTTGACCAGATAGCACTCGGCCCTGGCCGCGCCCGCGTTGTAGTCATCTTCCGAACCGTGCCCGGAAAGAAAAATGTATTTCATGCCTGCACGAACCTTTTCCAGTTCGGCCCGCAACTCCAGACCGGACATACGCGGCATTTTCACATCCAGAACCGCGAGGTCGTACTCGTTCTCTTTTACCTTTTCTATGGCCTCCGCTCCGGAGCAGACCCACTCGGCATCGAACCCGCGAAAGGAAAGCCTCTCAGCAAGAGCTGAAACCAGCTCGGACTCATCATCTACCAATAAAATCTTCATACTAACGACTCTCCCCACTCATATCGGGAACCTTGGGCAGTGAAAAACTGAACTCAGTGCCTTTCCCCAACTCACTCTGCACTCTCATCTCACCACCGAGGTCCTGCACCAGACCGTAAGTGATGGACAAACCCAGTCCTGTTCCGCCCGCCTGTTTCTTGGTTGAGTAAAACGGCTCAAAAATCCTTTTGAGATCAGCCGCCGGAATTCCGCATCCGTTATCCTTTACCGAAAAATGAACCAATCCGTTATCGCAGCGAACAACTTTGACCTGCAAGGCCCCACCGTCCTTCATGGCCTGA is a window of Desulfovibrio sp. JC010 DNA encoding:
- a CDS encoding response regulator transcription factor: MKILLVDDESELVSALAERLSFRGFDAEWVCSGAEAIEKVKENEYDLAVLDVKMPRMSGLELRAELEKVRAGMKYIFLSGHGSEDDYNAGAARAECYLVKPVKIEELVEKINLALGL
- a CDS encoding HAMP domain-containing histidine kinase, whose translation is MGSTIPKDRDGLEFFGQISAAISHDLKNVLAIINEDAGLLQDFSLMAAQGMELDPARLVKLAEKIQGQVKRGDGIIKNMNRFAHSVDLPVCEVDYRELCALVISLLTRMASRKCVTVSLKDGEQAKGKGDPFTTQMLIAKGLEYAMDSAGKDGELGIDVASADGGCMMNVSGLNAPLPEDALAELESIADKAGAEVAVDPQVNILNFKF